The DNA window attgtaaactgttacagtaatctAATCGAGATGTTATGAAGGCATAAACACGTTCTCGGTATACGGTAGAGGTTTGGTCCAGTATGCTGCGAATTCTTCCAATCTTCCAAAGTGCAATTGAAAGGAGGCAGCCCTGCTAAAGGTTtacaacatgacatgacatggtgGCAGCTGTATCCATGGAGACACCAAGATTTCGAACGATGTCAGATGGATGTATAGTGACCTCACCAATCCGCACATCACAGCGAGAGACGGGACCTACATCGCCAAATTCAGAAGAGAAATGCACAATCTCTGTTTTACCATCGTTCAGACAAATCATTTTGTCTCGCATCCAACCCCAGATCTCATCAACACATAATTCAATAATGGAACGTAGTAAGCACCCCGTCACCCTCACAAGTGAGATGCAGTTCAGAATCATCAGCATACTCCATACAATTTAAACCATACCTGATTATGATGTCTTCCAGAGGTGCTATACAAAGACTTAACAGCATTAGGACCAAGGACTGACCCCTGGGGGACGCCACAATCAAGAGACTGTGCCTTCGACACGCcagatcacacacacacacacacacacacacacacacacacacacacacacacacacacacacacacacacacacacacacacacacgcgcgcgcgcgcaatTAAGACATAAACCATTCTAAAACGCTCTTTTCACGTTATGCCAAACCTACAACGCAATCTATGTAACAAAATGTCATGGTCATTGGTATCGAAGGCAGCAGAAAGATCGAGTACATTTAAAATGACATCTTTCCGTGTATCGAGAGAGCgcaatgtatcattttgaacTCTAAAAGGAGAGCAGTTTCTGTGCTGAAACCCGCTCGGTATGCTGACTAATATTTTGCAAACAAATTACGATTACATAGATATGTATTTAATTGACTGAAATACGCTTTATCACTATGAGCTTAGAAAGAAGAGGGCAGATTTGACACTGGGGGAGAATTTTTCTGAATGTTTTGATCTACAAGACATTGGAAATTCGCCGGAACTTAAAGATTTGTTGATAATTTGACAAAGAGCTGGAGCAACCTGTTCACTACATTTCTTTAGCAATGTCGGAAGGAATAGGATTAATTGAACAAGGCATTGGTGGCAAGGTGCTAATGAGCATTGGCACAAAATCAGTTGTAACAGGtgtaaagaaatgaaaagaatGATTCGCATTTAGAATATTGGAACATGTAACAACTGGTAGATGTTCGcgtaatttcacaattttcgaaTGAAAAAAGTTAGTAAAAACATAAGGTAAACTTGAAATATCAGCATCAGGGAGAATCCCTGTCATAGCCTTTTTACTTCCAATAATATCATATATTACGTTATAAAAAGGGATCTCTGATTGGCACGGTCGATTTGATCACAAAGGTATACAGCGTGTATGCCTTATTTATATTTCTAAAAATAAGGACAACGAGCAGATTTAAAAATGTCCTTGTGAAACAACAGGTGCAGTTGTTTTCCACTGTTTTTATAGCTGTTGAAAATACAACGCTTCACTATAATACATAATTCCGTATCTACAATACATATACTATGGTCAAGTCACTAGGCATATatgaatgaatctttatttcaccaaagttaaacaataacgaaagaaaagacaaaagtgtgaatacaaaaaaatgctaataaaatatattaactctggtggggaccatggaaataggtaaGCATACCTAGTCGTGTCCATGATCCAACCTACTACTTAAATTATAATACTTGATacgagaaatagtgaaatacaatgtaactacTAAAAACTTCTATTTACAAGAACtgtgaaaatgaatacaaagtgACTAGAAGGCTAATTGGAAAATGCGGATAAGTCTAAGTACAAAGGAACGTTTGTCaagttacaaaaaaacaaaaaaacaaaaaaaacatcattactCTGTTAAAAGATGTATTTTAGCGGTTTCTTGAATTGGTATCTATTAGAAATAAGTTTTATTGTTGTTGGGAGTGAATTCCAGTGCTGAGTACAAGCCTATTTGAAGTTGCGTTGGCTGACCGTGAGCTTTACCTCATTGACTGGCAGGTTTCCATTGAGACATGAACGTGTTAAGTAATTGTGAGGCACGGGTTGGGGTATGTAATGGTGAAGATTACGGGCGTAATGACTATTATTGAGGTCAAATAAGAACAAACAGGAATGTTGTTTACAGAGCTTATGGATATCAAGAATACCAAGTCGGGTAAACAGGGGAGTGGAGGGGGCATCCAAACCAGAGAAAGATATAAGTCTGACAAGCTTCttttgaagaagaagaagaagaagaagaagaagaagaagaagaagaagaagaagaagaagaagaagaagaagaagaagaagaagaagaagaagaagaagaagaagaagaagaagaagaggaggaggaggaggaggaggaggaggaggaggaggaggaggaggaggaggaggaggaggaggaggaggaggaggaggagaagaagaagaagaagaagaagaagaagaagaagaagaagaagaagaagaagaagaagaagaagaagaagaagaagaggttTCAAGGTGGTCGAATGTATTTCCCCAGATTTCTATACAAATTATAGCTGAATTGGGGCAGGATGAGGCTGTTGTAAATTAGAAGAAGAACTACTGATTTTGGAACATAATGATGGATATGTGAGATAATGCCTACTATAGGACTAACCTTGCTACGTATTTTCTCGACATGACATTTCCAAGTTAATGATGGGTCAATTGAGACGCCCAAGTATGTGGCTGAGGATACACTTTCTATAGTTGTGTTGCCAATAGCCCGGGAACCATGAGCATTTACCTGTCTCTGTTGGGTTTTGATGATCATGTAATTAGTTTTATCTAAGCTAATAGTGAGTTTATTTGCGCGACACCACGTATACACCTTGTTAAAATGACCATTGATATCATTGAAATCAATGAAGGGGTATCCATAAATCTGAAGAGGTTGGTGTCGTCAGCAAAAAGACGAAAAGTAAAGGCATCAGTTGAGGAGGTAATGTCATTGATGTATAAGAGGAAAAGAACAGGTCCAAGTATGGATCCTTGAGGTACGCCACATTTCACCTGCATTGAGGATGACGAAATTCCATTTACATTAACCACTTGCTGTCGGTTTTCAAGATAGCTACGGAACCAATGGAGAGCATATCCTCTGATACCATAGTGGGATAGTTTTTGGAGAAGAATGTCATGATCAATCGTGTCAAAAGCTTCTTTTAGGTCAATAAATATACCGAAGGTAGTGTATCCATCATCCATTTTATCAGAGAGATCAGATACTCGGTCGGCAAGTGCAAGTTTGGTGCTATACTGCTTTCGAAAGCCATACTGGGTACTGATAAGAATGTTGAATTTGTCCAGAAAAGATAACAGCTGGTCCTTGGCGACTGACTCGATAACTTTGCTAAGTGTAGGTAAAATGGAGATCGGCCTATAGTTGCCTACATCAAGTGCACATCCTTTTTATAGATTGGAGTGATCTTTGCAAACTTAAGAGCATCTGGAAAGATGGCAGTAGCTAAAGAGCAGTTTACAATATATGCTAGTGGACCAGAATAACAGGACTTGAATCGATGAATACCTTCGGGTGAATGTGATCGTGTCCCATGGCTTTACATGGGTTCATGCGTTTAATTATGTTGACtatatcattatcaatgacAGGGTGGAAGAAGAATGAATGGGGATGACTATCACCAAGGAAATGGTGGAAACTGACAGGCGATGTTATGGACGAAGCTAGGTTTGGGCCAATATTTGTGAAGAAACTATTGAACTTTTCGGCAATCCTTTCTTTATCCGTTAAAAGCCTGTCCGGGTTGTCATCGTCCTTTATTTGTTTTGGTGAGGCCATTTTTCTACCTTTCTTTGTCAGAACTTCACCAATTATACTCCAGAGTTTGCTCGAGTTGCCCGATGCACTGTGAAATTTTTGGTGATAATGACGGCGTTTGGCAGACTTGAGTACATTTGTCAAGATATTGCGATATCGCTTATAATAGGTACGAATGTTGAAATTATTCGGCGACCTTTTAGTTTTGGCGAATAAATTATGTTTCTTACGAACAGAGATGAGCAATCCCTTTGTCATCTATGGCTTACGGATAGCTTTAGGCTTTGTTTTGGACTGTTTGATGGGCGCGTGCTTGGTATAAACAGCACTGAAAATATCCGAAGATCTGGTAAGCATCATTGGGGTTTGTACAGTTATAAACGGGCTGCCAGGAAACATTGCCTAATTCCGAAAGAAAGTCGTCACGGTTATAAGAAGAGAAGTCGGTTTTGAGCACAGAGTTGGTTTGAGAAAAGGAATTACCAAGATTATTTAGAAAAGTAAAAATTGGGAAATGGTCGCTGATATCTGCAAGTCGAGTGCCACAATCAATAAAACGGTCTGTAATATTGGTAATTATCAGGTCAATGGTGGTATTTGTGCTTTCAGTTGTTCTAGTAGGAGTATTAATGGTTTGCTCAAAATTGTAACTGTGAAGGAGAGAAATGAAATTGGCAGAGGTGTTGGTGTTACAACTAAGGTCAATATTGAAATCGCCAAGaagtacacattttttgttcttAGATGACATAAAATTTAAACACTTGTCCAGGCTATTCAAAAATTCCTGAATGGACGTGTTTGGTTTCCTATAGATAACACCAACAACCAACTTGTCATGTGTGGAAAATATTTCTACAAAAAGAGAGATTCACAATTGTCAATATGCAAGGTGTTGATGCGTAAAAAAGACAAGGACTCATGAATGTACATAGCAACACCGCCACCTTTAGAATATTCACAGCTACAAGTGACGAGTTCATATGATGGAATGTTATACAAACAACAATCAGAATCATTATGTAACCATGTCTCTGTTAAAGCAAGAACTGAAAACTTTTGTTGAGAGAAACTAAGTCGTCGAAATGTTTTGCAATTGATCTTACATTTACGTGTAGAGCAGAAAAGAAGtgattttgacaaataaaatttGAGCTAGTGCTGCTAGATTTAAATTGGTCCAATGAGTATGAGTTACAAGTGTATTTAAAAGTTGATGATTCTGTGTTACCTTGTGTTCTATCCATAAGTTCTACAATGTCATGACTTTTTATTCACTCTAGATCATTTGCTCGATGTCGCCTTCTGAACTTATCATAATCGCTCTCTCCTCTTCACTCTTCTTAACAAAAATCTTCCCTTTATTAGTCCAAATAAACTTCCACTTCTTCATCTTCTTTCTTTCATTTGCCTTGTAAAATATCTGTTTGTTAGTCGGGCTGAGATTTTCATTGATGTAAACGCGGTTCTGGTCGTTGTTATCTATGTTCATGTCCCTTGTTGATTTATTCTTGATGTTTTTCCTTGCATTGTATATATTACTTCGTACTGTCCTTCGTGTGAATCGTACTATAATGGTAGATGGTTTGGTATTACTACATTGACGTCTTGAAGGGAGCCGATGACTGACGTCGATGTCAGTCTGGGAGATTCTGATTCCAGCAGCAGTGGCAACTTTCATGACCAAAGCATCAGTATCTTCACCAGGCTGTTCCTGTATGCCGTGGATTTCTAAATTATTGCGTCTCGTATATTGTTGCAAATCTTGAAGTTCACGATCCATTGTGGTTACCTTGGCAGTGGCTGACGCAAGTTGATCTTTCAGGGTTTTATTGTCTTCCTCCATTCTGTCCATTCTTTCCTTATACATGTCGAAGAAGCTGCTGATATATTCGACAGAGGCTTGCAGGTCATCTATTTTATTTGCCAGGGTTGGTATCTTATCCACCTTCTCATTAAGAGCAGCCAGGTGTGACATAATCTGTGAAAGGTCATTTCCATCTTCTTTGTCGGCCATCTTTGCTTTGTCTTGAGGCGTACTTGAACTTGCCTGTGGGAATCGCTTTGCGGCACATTTTTTACACAGATCTAGACCCCCTTGACACAGATGCACCCCACGTGTCTGACCACAGTCGTTACACTTCATttgatgttacatgtattttggcGATGTTCTTGTCTTGTCACATCGAAAGATCACGGGTTATTCGGAGCTACTGatagtattatagtacatgtGTTTGACTTGTCAGTAGTAAGGTTatgatgaaatattgatttctttCCGTTGGATTTATGTTGTTGATTGACGCATTTTGACATTCGGATGACAGACTTACATACGATTGAACCGTGTACGCCTTCAATACATTGCGTCCAACGTGTCATGTAACGAGTTGTATACtgacatacaaaatgtagtaaacGACAACATTGAGTACAGTAACTTCACGACGATACAAATGTGGTAAACAAAGTACTTGTATACCTTTCAGTCATGCGATAACGTAAAATATAAAGCAAAAAAACGGAAAAATTGACAGCACTCCTGGTGTACATGTTACAGGATAGCTCCACACACTCCTTATTTTACTTGAGACTTTCTATAAAAGTAAAACGTTCCATAGGTTAAAAGTTGACTGTGACGGGGCGTTTTTGTTCAACGTTAAACTCtgacatgtttgaaacatttttattgACAGTTTGTCCGAGTGGTGACCCGAGGGTGGGTTATTTGAAGAGCAATGTGTATGGGACAGTATGTCAATTGAGAAGGAAGAGTGTAACAGTTGAAGCCATTAATAATTTGGTGTGAACATTACCTGATCACTAGGGACGAAGATCTGAGCGTCActcaagacaagacaagacaagacaagacaagacaaataTGACTTTAAACACAGAAGATGGAAGCGGCAAAGGTATGTATTACGGTTCTACTCGCTAGCCCATGCagtttttgttacattgtatgcatGACTGTGTATATTTGCACAGCAGCTTAAGTAGAGAaggtgacattttttttcagatacgCTCAGAATATTAAACATTCATGGCAAGCAAGCTGTCGATCTTTCTGGGGCTGGGATTTTGTGTGTTAGGGCTAGAGAAGTAGACAATAAAGAGGATAACGTAGGTGAAGCGCTTCTAGTTCTAAAATGGTTAAGAAATGTTAATATCCAAGGTCACGAGTTCAGAATAATCATAAAAGTTAAGTGGGTTACTCTGGTAACAAATGCTGAAATGTACTGTCGAAAATTTCAAGTCTTAATTTACTTCGCTACTTTTGGAACAAAACTTTACCCTCTAAACATT is part of the Glandiceps talaboti chromosome 2, keGlaTala1.1, whole genome shotgun sequence genome and encodes:
- the LOC144453684 gene encoding uncharacterized protein LOC144453684 produces the protein MKCNDCGQTRGVHLCQGGLDLCKKCAAKRFPQASSSTPQDKAKMADKEDGNDLSQIMSHLAALNEKVDKIPTLANKIDDLQASVEYISSFFDMYKERMDRMEEDNKTLKDQLASATAKVTTMDRELQDLQQYTRRNNLEIHGIQEQPGEDTDALVMKVATAAGIRISQTDIDVSHRLPSRRQCSNTKPSTIIVRFTRRTVRSNIYNARKNIKNKSTRDMNIDNNDQNRVYINENLSPTNKQIFYKANERKKMKKWKFIWTNKGKIFVKKSEEERAIMISSEGDIEQMI